The Thermocrinis albus DSM 14484 genome segment CCTTGGGACCGTGTACAGTTAGCCCGCCATCCTAAGAGACCTCACACCATGGACCTCATACCTATCCTCTTTGAGGAGTTTACAGAACTCCACGGAGACAGACTTTTTGGAGATGACAGAGCGGTGGTAGCAGGGTTTGCTTACTTTGAGGGTATGCCCGTGGCGGTGATAGGCCATGAAAAGGGTAGAAGTACTAAAGAGAAGATGGAGAGGAACTTTGGTATGCCTCATCCCGAAGGGTACAGAAAGGCGGTGAGAATAGCCAAACTGGCAGAAAGTTACGGTATGCCGGTGATAACCTTTGTGGACACTGCGGGAGCTTACCCAGGTGTTGGTGCGGAGGAGAGGGGACAGGCGGAGGCTATAGCCCAGTGTCTTTACACCTTCGGATACCTGAGAACACCGGTGGTGTCGGTGGTGATAGGAGAAGGTGGTTCGGGAGGTGCACTGGCCTTTGGAGTGGCCAACAGAGTTTACATGTTGGAGAACGCTGTGTACTCTGTTATATCTCCCGAAGGGTGTGCCGCCATTCTGTGGAAGGATCAGAGCAAGGTGAAGGAGGCAGCTAAAGCTCTCAAACTCACCTCGTGGGATCTACTCCGACTGGGTGTTATAGACGGTATAATAAGAGAACCTTTGGGTGGAGCCCACTGGGACTATATGAGGACAGCAAGACTTATAAAAAGATGCTTGAGGAAAGCCCTGAGAGAACTGCTGGAGTTAACTCCAGAGCGCCTCGTAGAAGATAGGATTAAAAAGTTCTCCTC includes the following:
- a CDS encoding acetyl-CoA carboxylase carboxyltransferase subunit alpha; the protein is MLEIEKDLEELAQKILQLKKLLQLGERHRESELRRLQREFREKARKAYQKLDPWDRVQLARHPKRPHTMDLIPILFEEFTELHGDRLFGDDRAVVAGFAYFEGMPVAVIGHEKGRSTKEKMERNFGMPHPEGYRKAVRIAKLAESYGMPVITFVDTAGAYPGVGAEERGQAEAIAQCLYTFGYLRTPVVSVVIGEGGSGGALAFGVANRVYMLENAVYSVISPEGCAAILWKDQSKVKEAAKALKLTSWDLLRLGVIDGIIREPLGGAHWDYMRTARLIKRCLRKALRELLELTPERLVEDRIKKFSSMGVFQEVMP